From one Solanum lycopersicum chromosome 12, SLM_r2.1 genomic stretch:
- the LOC104645149 gene encoding uncharacterized protein: MGIVERFGVEFVTYQFQGNAKMWWRSHVECQPTDAPPMTWASFSSLFMEKYIPRTLRDRKRDEFLSLEQGRMSVTAYEAKFRALSRYVTQLCFSPQERIRRFVKGLRSELRISALQVSATAKSFQEVVDFVIEVEKVKLDDFTMATTSKRFRKGGEFNGSYSRGQSSAGYSVRPIQSSLQTVVGGPPQTGQHFSKRPMLDSRECYGCGETGHIRRNCPKQSYRPPIARGRGGHGRGRYSGGRGGRGNNGHQNGRGDGQMGTTAAQHGRSNG; this comes from the coding sequence atgggtatagtagaacggtttggtgttgagtttgtgacttatcagtttcaaggaaacgccaaaatgtggtggcggtcacatgttgagtgtcaaccaacagacgcaccacctatgacttgggcatcattctctagcttgtttatggagaagtatatcccccggactttgagggataggaaaagagatgagttcttgagcctagagcaaggtaggatgtcggttactgcatatgaggctaagtttcgtgcattatcccggtatgtcacccaactatgtttcagtccacaagagcggatccgccgttttgtgaaggggctgagatcagagttgcgaatttcagccttacaggtatcggctacagcgaaatcttttcaagaagtggtagacttcgtgatagaggtagagaaAGTGAAgctagatgacttcaccatggcaacgacatcaaaaaggtttcgaaagggaggtgagtttaatggttcttactctagaggacagagTTCAgcaggttactcagtccgaccaattcagtcttcactacagactgtagttgggggtccacctcagaccggtcaacacttctctaagagacctatgcttgactccagggagtgttatggatgtggggagactggacatattaggaggaattgtccaaaacagagttatagacccccaatagctagaggtagaggtggtcatggtagaggccgctattctggaggacgtggtggccgaggtaataatggtcaccaaaatggccggggtgacggacaaatgggaactactgcagcgcaacatggtaggagCAACGGgtag